Proteins encoded in a region of the Streptomyces violaceoruber genome:
- a CDS encoding family 2 encapsulin nanocompartment cargo protein polyprenyl transferase, with product MTETRRGATATCRPTGAPERHGPIGTQREKEPGEPSDGQGEAVVEGHEAALLLSESRASVDPELRSAIATLPESMRRVALYHFGWQHADGTPAAGNAGKAIRPALVLTAAAALGGPGARAAAVRAAAAVELVHNFTLLHDDVMDRDATRRHRPTAWTVFGDADAILAGDALQALALRLFAADPHPASAAAATRLADCVMELCEGQHADTAMERRPPDEVTLDETLVMAEAKTGALLGCACAVGALYAGVATEDVEALDAFGREAGMAFQLIDDVIGIWGDPRHTGKPAGADLAARKKSLPVVAALTSGTPAAAELAELYTGPYDENKEDLERTALAVERAGGRDWAQAQAADRMARAMQELARAVPEPEAAGGLLALAEFVTRRST from the coding sequence ATGACGGAGACCCGGCGCGGCGCCACCGCGACGTGCCGTCCCACCGGGGCGCCGGAAAGGCACGGGCCCATCGGCACACAGCGCGAGAAGGAGCCGGGGGAGCCGTCCGACGGGCAGGGGGAGGCGGTGGTCGAAGGGCACGAGGCGGCCCTGCTCCTGAGCGAGTCACGAGCGTCGGTCGATCCTGAACTGCGGTCCGCCATCGCGACGCTGCCGGAGTCGATGCGCCGGGTCGCGCTCTACCACTTCGGCTGGCAGCACGCGGACGGCACGCCCGCGGCGGGCAACGCGGGCAAGGCGATCCGCCCCGCGCTCGTCCTCACCGCGGCGGCCGCGCTCGGCGGTCCGGGGGCCCGCGCGGCGGCCGTCCGTGCCGCGGCGGCGGTGGAGCTGGTCCACAACTTCACCCTGCTGCACGACGACGTGATGGACCGCGACGCCACCCGGCGGCACCGGCCGACCGCGTGGACCGTGTTCGGCGACGCCGACGCGATCCTGGCCGGGGACGCACTTCAGGCGCTCGCCCTGCGGCTGTTCGCCGCCGACCCGCATCCGGCGTCCGCGGCGGCGGCCACCCGGCTCGCCGACTGCGTCATGGAGCTGTGCGAGGGCCAGCACGCGGACACGGCGATGGAGCGGCGCCCGCCGGACGAGGTGACCCTCGACGAGACGCTCGTCATGGCCGAGGCCAAGACGGGTGCCCTGCTGGGCTGCGCCTGTGCCGTCGGCGCGCTGTACGCGGGCGTCGCCACGGAGGACGTCGAGGCCCTGGACGCCTTCGGCCGTGAGGCGGGGATGGCCTTCCAGCTCATCGACGACGTCATCGGCATATGGGGCGACCCGCGCCACACCGGCAAGCCGGCCGGTGCGGACCTGGCCGCCCGCAAGAAGTCACTGCCGGTGGTCGCCGCCCTCACCTCCGGCACCCCGGCCGCCGCCGAACTGGCCGAGCTGTACACAGGCCCGTACGACGAGAACAAGGAGGACCTGGAGCGCACCGCCCTGGCCGTGGAGCGGGCCGGCGGCCGGGACTGGGCACAGGCCCAGGCGGCCGACCGGATGGCGAGGGCCATGCAGGAGCTGGCGCGTGCCGTGCCCGAGCCGGAGGCGGCGGGCGGCCTGCTCGCCCTGGCCGAGTTCGTGACGCGGCGCAGCACCTGA
- a CDS encoding family 2B encapsulin nanocompartment shell protein, which translates to MSVGEEVRTEQTRPQQSLGTAAARNLATTTKSVPQMQEISSRWLLRSLPWVDIQGGTYRVNRRLTFAVGDGRVTFVKTGDRVEVVPAELGELPALRSYEDDEVLSELAQRCEQREFGPGEVIASFGARADEVYLLAHGKVEKIGTGPYGDDAVLGVLADGAYFGDQALLDGDAIWEYTARTVTACTVLVLPRQEVDQVAERADSLREHLEQRRSIPEQRTNRHGEKEIDLAAGHSGEPDIPHTFVDYEARPREYELSVAQTVLRIHSRVADLYNQPMNQTEQQIRLTVEALKERQEHELINNREFGLLHNCEYDQRIQPHDGVPGPDDLDELLSRRRGTKLLLAHPRAIAAIGRELNKRGLVPETIDVAGNRIPTWRGVPIYPCNKIPVTEARTSSIIAMRTGEQDQGVIGLRATGIPDEIEPSLSVRFMGINEQAVIKYLVTAYYSAAVLVPDALGVLENVEIGRWR; encoded by the coding sequence ATGTCGGTAGGCGAAGAGGTCCGCACCGAGCAGACCAGGCCGCAGCAGAGCCTCGGCACGGCGGCCGCGCGGAACCTGGCCACCACCACCAAGTCCGTTCCTCAGATGCAGGAGATCAGCTCTCGCTGGCTGCTGCGCTCGCTCCCCTGGGTGGACATCCAGGGCGGCACGTACCGGGTCAACCGGCGTCTGACCTTCGCCGTCGGCGACGGCCGCGTGACGTTCGTGAAGACCGGCGACCGCGTCGAGGTCGTCCCCGCGGAGCTGGGCGAGCTGCCGGCCCTTCGGTCGTACGAGGACGACGAGGTCCTGTCGGAACTCGCGCAGCGCTGCGAGCAGCGGGAGTTCGGCCCCGGCGAGGTGATCGCCTCGTTCGGCGCGCGGGCCGACGAGGTCTACCTGCTGGCGCACGGCAAGGTCGAGAAGATCGGCACCGGCCCCTACGGCGACGACGCGGTGCTCGGCGTCCTCGCCGACGGCGCCTACTTCGGCGACCAGGCGCTCCTCGACGGTGACGCCATCTGGGAGTACACCGCCCGCACGGTCACCGCCTGCACGGTGCTCGTGCTGCCCCGCCAGGAGGTGGACCAGGTCGCGGAGCGGGCCGACTCCCTGCGCGAGCACCTGGAGCAGCGGCGCTCGATCCCGGAGCAGCGCACCAACAGGCACGGTGAGAAGGAGATCGACCTCGCGGCCGGTCACAGCGGCGAGCCGGACATCCCGCACACGTTCGTCGACTACGAGGCCCGGCCGCGCGAGTACGAACTGAGCGTCGCCCAGACCGTGCTGCGCATCCACTCGCGCGTGGCCGACCTGTACAACCAGCCGATGAACCAGACCGAGCAGCAGATCCGCCTGACGGTCGAGGCGCTGAAGGAGCGCCAGGAGCACGAACTCATCAACAACCGGGAGTTCGGGCTGCTGCACAACTGCGAGTACGACCAGCGCATCCAGCCGCACGACGGAGTGCCCGGTCCCGACGACCTCGACGAACTGCTGAGCCGCCGGCGCGGCACCAAGCTGCTCCTCGCCCACCCGCGCGCCATCGCCGCCATCGGCCGCGAGCTCAACAAGCGCGGCCTCGTCCCCGAGACCATCGACGTCGCCGGGAACCGCATCCCGACCTGGCGCGGTGTGCCCATCTACCCGTGCAACAAGATCCCGGTCACCGAGGCCCGTACGTCCTCGATCATCGCGATGCGTACCGGCGAGCAGGACCAGGGCGTCATCGGCCTGCGGGCCACCGGCATCCCGGACGAGATCGAGCCGAGTCTGTCGGTGCGCTTCATGGGGATCAACGAGCAGGCGGTCATCAAGTACCTGGTCACGGCCTACTACTCGGCCGCGGTCCTCGTGCCGGACGCGCTCGGTGTGCTGGAGAACGTCGAGATCGGCCGCTGGCGGTGA
- a CDS encoding Na+/H+ antiporter yields MDVMPLLLLVAGSAAVAAAGRRVPVPVPLLLVAAGLAVSYVPGVPDYTLDPHIVLPLLLPPLLYTAATDSSYLDLRAQARPVALLSVGYVLFATFVVGCAAYLIVPGLPLTAALVLGAVVAPPDAVAATAVARRVGLPSRITTILQGESLVNDATAITAFKVALAAAVGEGATWAGGIGEFLIAAVGGVGVGLVLMVPLHWLRTHLTEALLQNTLSLLIPFVAYAVAEQVQASGVLAVVVVALYLGHRAWEVDFATRLQEEAVWKMVAFVLESAVFALIGLQLPVVLKGLGEYEGADAAWYALAVFLVVAVARFVWVYPATYLPRLSARVRAREGELSWKGPFVIGWAGMRGVVSLAIAFSIPLTVHGGEPFPERNLILFLTFTTVIGTLVVQGVSLPPLIRLLKFPAHDVQAETLAEANAQAQASRVAELRLDDLLADERNALPAPLADRLRMVLERRRNAVWERLGQVNPVTGETVDDTYRRLSREMISAEREVFVRLRDGRYIDDEMLRTLLRRLDLEEAAAYREAT; encoded by the coding sequence ATGGACGTGATGCCGCTGCTGTTGCTGGTGGCGGGCAGCGCCGCGGTCGCCGCGGCGGGACGGCGCGTACCGGTGCCGGTGCCGCTGCTCCTGGTCGCGGCCGGCCTGGCGGTGAGCTATGTGCCCGGTGTGCCCGACTACACCCTCGACCCGCACATCGTCCTGCCCCTGCTGCTGCCCCCGCTGCTCTACACGGCGGCCACCGACAGCTCCTACCTGGACCTGCGGGCGCAGGCCCGGCCCGTGGCGCTGCTGTCCGTGGGCTACGTCCTGTTCGCCACCTTCGTCGTCGGCTGCGCGGCGTACCTCATCGTGCCGGGCCTGCCGCTGACCGCGGCCCTGGTCCTCGGCGCGGTCGTGGCGCCCCCGGACGCCGTCGCGGCCACGGCGGTCGCCCGCCGCGTGGGGCTGCCCTCCCGGATCACCACGATCCTCCAGGGCGAGTCCCTGGTGAACGACGCCACCGCGATCACCGCCTTCAAGGTGGCGCTCGCCGCGGCCGTCGGCGAGGGGGCGACCTGGGCCGGCGGGATCGGTGAGTTCCTCATCGCGGCGGTGGGCGGCGTCGGCGTCGGGCTGGTGCTGATGGTGCCGCTGCACTGGCTGCGCACCCACCTGACGGAGGCGCTGCTGCAGAACACGCTCTCCCTGCTGATCCCGTTCGTCGCCTACGCGGTCGCCGAGCAGGTGCAGGCCTCCGGGGTGCTCGCGGTGGTCGTCGTCGCGCTCTACCTCGGCCACCGCGCGTGGGAGGTCGACTTCGCCACCCGGCTCCAGGAGGAGGCGGTGTGGAAGATGGTCGCGTTCGTCCTGGAGTCGGCGGTGTTCGCCCTCATCGGACTCCAGCTGCCCGTCGTCCTCAAAGGCCTGGGGGAGTACGAGGGTGCCGACGCCGCCTGGTACGCCCTCGCCGTCTTCCTGGTGGTCGCCGTGGCGAGGTTCGTGTGGGTGTACCCGGCGACCTACCTGCCCCGGCTGTCGGCACGGGTACGCGCGCGCGAGGGCGAGCTCTCCTGGAAGGGGCCGTTCGTGATCGGCTGGGCCGGGATGCGGGGCGTGGTCTCCCTGGCCATCGCCTTCTCCATCCCGCTCACCGTGCACGGGGGCGAGCCCTTTCCCGAGCGCAACCTCATCCTGTTCCTGACCTTCACCACGGTCATCGGCACGCTGGTCGTCCAGGGCGTCAGCCTGCCGCCACTGATCCGCCTGCTGAAGTTCCCGGCGCACGACGTGCAAGCGGAGACGCTGGCGGAGGCCAACGCACAGGCGCAGGCCTCACGGGTCGCGGAACTGCGCCTGGACGACCTGCTCGCCGACGAGCGCAACGCTCTTCCGGCGCCGCTCGCCGACCGCCTCCGCATGGTCCTGGAGCGCCGCCGCAACGCCGTCTGGGAACGGCTCGGCCAGGTCAATCCCGTCACCGGCGAGACGGTCGACGACACCTACCGGCGACTCTCCCGGGAGATGATCAGCGCCGAGCGCGAGGTCTTCGTCAGGCTCCGGGACGGCCGCTACATCGACGACGAGATGCTCCGGACCCTGCTGCGCCGGCTGGACCTGGAGGAGGCCGCCGCGTACCGGGAGGCGACGTGA
- a CDS encoding WhiB family transcriptional regulator, with translation MDWRHRAVCREEDPELFFPIGNTGPALLQIEEAKAVCRRCPVMEQCLQWALESGQDSGVWGGLSEDERRAMKRRAARNRARQASA, from the coding sequence ATGGACTGGCGTCACCGCGCCGTTTGCCGCGAGGAAGACCCCGAGCTCTTCTTCCCCATCGGCAACACCGGTCCCGCGCTGCTGCAGATCGAGGAAGCCAAGGCCGTCTGCCGTCGCTGCCCCGTCATGGAGCAGTGCCTGCAGTGGGCGCTCGAGTCCGGCCAGGACTCCGGCGTCTGGGGTGGTCTCAGCGAGGACGAGCGCCGCGCAATGAAGCGCCGTGCCGCCCGCAACCGGGCTCGTCAGGCCTCCGCCTGA
- a CDS encoding GNAT family N-acetyltransferase: MGVVIRTAGEDDRELVVRLLDEAFQDDPVSSWVFPGTEYRRRTHHRLMAAFADAVLADGRVDLTEDGAACALWLPVPAGEPAGDGPGAKQGSESGEGAEDGPARIRAAVDPENERVELIARLTDGIHPSGRAHAYLWMIGVVPERQGEGLGTALIGTVLDRCDREGLPAYLEASSARGRALYERLGFEFTGRALDLPDGPRMWPMWREPRTP, from the coding sequence ATGGGTGTGGTGATCCGCACGGCGGGGGAGGACGACCGGGAACTGGTCGTCCGGCTGCTGGACGAGGCCTTCCAGGACGATCCGGTGAGCAGTTGGGTCTTCCCCGGCACGGAGTACCGTCGCCGGACGCACCATCGGCTCATGGCCGCGTTCGCCGACGCCGTCCTCGCGGACGGCCGCGTCGACCTCACCGAGGACGGCGCCGCCTGCGCGCTGTGGCTGCCCGTCCCGGCGGGCGAGCCCGCGGGCGACGGACCGGGCGCAAAGCAGGGGTCCGAGTCCGGGGAGGGCGCCGAGGACGGCCCCGCCCGGATCCGTGCGGCCGTCGACCCGGAGAACGAGCGCGTGGAGCTGATAGCCCGGCTCACGGACGGGATCCACCCCTCCGGCCGGGCGCACGCGTACCTGTGGATGATCGGCGTGGTCCCGGAGCGGCAGGGCGAGGGCCTGGGCACCGCGCTGATCGGGACCGTCCTCGACCGCTGCGACCGCGAGGGCCTGCCCGCCTATCTGGAGGCGAGCAGCGCCCGCGGGAGGGCGCTCTACGAACGTCTCGGCTTCGAGTTCACCGGCCGGGCCCTGGATCTGCCGGACGGCCCCCGCATGTGGCCGATGTGGCGCGAGCCGCGGACTCCGTGA
- a CDS encoding UBP-type zinc finger domain-containing protein produces the protein MKQCTHADALPHPEPEPCGETCPECLAEGTDPVQLRLCLVCGHVGCCDSSPNRHATAHYKESGHPLMRTFEPGESWRWCFVDHVLV, from the coding sequence ATGAAACAGTGCACGCACGCCGACGCGCTGCCGCACCCGGAACCCGAGCCGTGCGGCGAGACCTGTCCCGAGTGTCTGGCCGAGGGCACGGACCCGGTGCAGCTGAGGTTGTGTCTCGTCTGCGGTCATGTCGGCTGCTGCGACTCCTCGCCGAACCGGCACGCGACGGCGCATTACAAGGAGAGCGGCCACCCGCTGATGAGGACCTTCGAACCCGGGGAGAGCTGGCGCTGGTGCTTCGTCGATCACGTCCTGGTGTGA
- a CDS encoding 1-aminocyclopropane-1-carboxylate deaminase/D-cysteine desulfhydrase gives MTGTDTRQLAALRPRLPSPLHEVADGRFERHGVRLLLKRDDLIHPELVGNKWRKLAPNLATADGRTVVTFGGAYSNHLRAAAAAGRLLGLPTVGVVRGQELAGLPLNPSLARCAADGMRLHFVDRSTYRRKSEPETLAALLRAAGAEGAVVVPEGGSNADAVRGCRALGEELGTHADVAAVACGTGGTLAGLAAGLPRGRRALGIPVLKGGFLEGDIRRLQERAFGGPRGDWSLEDRFHHGGYARTTPGLDAFAADFEHRHGLPVERVYVAKMLYALLALTEEGAFPRGTTLAAVVTGRPFP, from the coding sequence GTGACCGGCACCGACACGCGTCAGCTCGCCGCCCTGCGGCCCCGTCTGCCCTCTCCGCTGCACGAGGTGGCCGACGGACGGTTCGAGCGCCACGGTGTCCGGCTGCTGCTCAAGCGGGACGATCTGATCCATCCCGAGCTGGTCGGCAACAAGTGGCGCAAGCTGGCACCGAATCTCGCCACGGCCGACGGGCGCACCGTCGTCACGTTCGGCGGCGCCTACTCCAACCACCTGCGGGCCGCCGCCGCGGCCGGCCGGCTGCTCGGACTGCCCACGGTGGGCGTGGTCCGCGGTCAGGAGCTGGCCGGCCTGCCGCTCAACCCCTCACTGGCCCGGTGCGCCGCCGACGGGATGCGGCTGCACTTCGTCGACCGCTCCACGTACCGGCGCAAGTCCGAACCCGAGACCCTGGCGGCCCTGCTGCGCGCGGCGGGCGCCGAGGGCGCCGTCGTCGTCCCCGAGGGCGGAAGCAACGCGGACGCCGTCCGCGGCTGCCGTGCCCTGGGCGAGGAGCTGGGCACCCACGCCGACGTGGCCGCCGTCGCCTGCGGCACCGGTGGCACGCTCGCCGGCCTCGCCGCCGGGCTCCCCCGGGGGCGGCGGGCTCTCGGCATACCCGTGCTCAAGGGCGGCTTCCTGGAGGGTGACATACGGCGGCTCCAGGAGCGCGCGTTCGGCGGGCCGCGCGGCGACTGGAGCCTTGAGGACCGCTTCCACCACGGCGGCTACGCCCGCACGACGCCCGGGCTGGACGCCTTCGCCGCGGATTTCGAGCACCGCCACGGCCTCCCCGTGGAGCGCGTCTACGTCGCCAAGATGCTGTACGCCCTGCTCGCCCTCACCGAGGAGGGCGCCTTCCCGCGCGGGACGACCCTGGCGGCGGTCGTCACCGGCCGGCCCTTCCCCTGA
- a CDS encoding ATP-binding protein, producing MSQIAGEPATQDFVEVRLPAAGAYLSVLRTATAGLAARLDFTLDEIEDLRIAVDEACAILLQQAVPGSVLSCVFRLVDDSLEVTVSAPTTDGHAPSRDTFAWTVLSALAGKVSSAVDEDKTVSISLYKQRGAGPGPT from the coding sequence GTGTCCCAGATCGCAGGCGAGCCCGCGACCCAGGACTTCGTCGAAGTCCGGCTGCCGGCCGCGGGTGCCTACCTGTCGGTGCTGCGTACGGCGACGGCCGGCCTCGCAGCTCGTTTGGACTTCACCCTCGACGAGATCGAGGACCTGCGCATCGCAGTCGACGAGGCCTGCGCGATCCTGCTGCAGCAGGCCGTGCCCGGCTCGGTGCTCAGTTGTGTCTTCCGCCTCGTCGACGACTCGCTCGAGGTCACCGTCTCGGCGCCGACCACGGACGGCCACGCGCCGTCCCGGGACACCTTCGCCTGGACGGTGCTCTCCGCCCTCGCGGGCAAGGTCTCCTCCGCCGTGGACGAGGACAAAACCGTTTCGATCAGCCTCTACAAACAGCGCGGCGCGGGACCCGGGCCGACGTGA
- a CDS encoding dihydrofolate reductase family protein — MRKLTYFVACSIDGFIGGPDGDASFMVPFVDEEFFEFLKSEYPETLPTHGRRPLGIDDLPNKRFDTIVQGRASYDLALKEGVTSPYAHLREYVASRTLTESPDPNVEIISTDLVGRVRELKAEDSAFGIYLCGGSAVAGELFDEVDELVVKTYPVVLGTGMPMFGSGFEVSAFVPDSVRTFGNGVVVRTYHRKR, encoded by the coding sequence TTGCGCAAACTCACGTACTTCGTCGCCTGCTCGATCGACGGCTTCATCGGCGGCCCGGACGGCGACGCGTCGTTCATGGTCCCGTTCGTCGACGAGGAGTTCTTCGAGTTCCTGAAGTCGGAGTATCCGGAGACGCTGCCGACCCACGGCCGTCGTCCGCTGGGCATCGACGACCTGCCGAACAAGCGGTTCGACACGATCGTGCAGGGACGCGCCAGCTACGACCTGGCTCTCAAGGAGGGCGTCACCAGCCCCTATGCCCACCTGCGCGAATACGTCGCCTCGCGCACGCTCACGGAGTCGCCCGACCCGAACGTCGAGATCATCTCGACGGATCTGGTCGGCAGGGTCCGGGAGCTGAAGGCCGAGGACAGCGCCTTCGGCATCTATCTGTGCGGCGGATCGGCCGTGGCCGGCGAACTGTTCGACGAGGTCGACGAACTGGTCGTCAAGACCTACCCCGTGGTGCTCGGCACCGGCATGCCGATGTTCGGCTCCGGCTTCGAGGTCTCCGCATTCGTGCCGGATTCGGTGCGGACCTTCGGCAACGGCGTCGTGGTGCGTACGTACCACCGCAAGCGTTGA
- the sodN gene encoding superoxide dismutase, Ni, giving the protein MLSRLFAPKVTVSAHCDLPCGVYDPAQARIEAESVKAVQEKMAGNDDPHFQTRATVIKEQRAELAKHHVSVLWSDYFKPPHFEKYPELHQLVNDTLKALSAAKGSKDPATGQKALDYIAQIDKIFWETKKA; this is encoded by the coding sequence ATGCTTTCCCGCCTGTTTGCCCCCAAGGTCACGGTCAGCGCCCACTGCGACCTGCCCTGCGGCGTGTACGACCCTGCCCAGGCCCGCATCGAGGCGGAGTCGGTGAAGGCCGTCCAGGAGAAGATGGCCGGCAACGACGACCCGCACTTCCAGACGCGCGCCACGGTCATCAAGGAGCAGCGCGCCGAGCTCGCGAAGCACCACGTCTCCGTGCTGTGGAGCGACTACTTCAAGCCCCCGCACTTCGAGAAGTACCCGGAGCTGCACCAGCTGGTCAACGACACCCTGAAGGCCCTGTCGGCCGCCAAGGGCTCGAAGGACCCGGCGACCGGCCAGAAGGCCCTGGACTACATCGCCCAGATCGACAAGATCTTCTGGGAGACCAAGAAGGCCTGA
- a CDS encoding RNA polymerase sigma factor SigF yields the protein MRDEERGTRELPAEGTRSPNEARRTADGIDGIPEQARPHPEDETSPGAAVPGEGQRTGENPVRPVRAEARARERATGGTMSEHERHADGHAPGARGTQGTRHDPQDRSGARLLFAELRTLEKDSPEYAELRNRLVRMHLPLVEHLARRFRNRGEPLDDLTQVATIGLIKSVDRFDPDRGVEFSTYATPTVVGEIKRHFRDKGWAVRVPRRLQELRLALTTATAELSQLHGRSPTVHELAEKLSISEEEVLEGLESANAYSTLSLDVPDTDDESPAVADTLGAEDEALEGVEYRESLKPLLEDLPPREKRILLLRFFGNMTQSQIAQEVGISQMHVSRLLARTLAQLREKLLVEE from the coding sequence GTGCGGGACGAAGAGCGCGGTACACGGGAGCTGCCGGCCGAGGGCACACGTTCTCCGAACGAGGCGCGACGCACGGCGGACGGCATCGACGGCATCCCCGAGCAGGCCCGGCCGCATCCGGAGGACGAGACCTCGCCCGGGGCCGCCGTTCCGGGCGAGGGGCAGCGGACCGGGGAGAACCCCGTCCGGCCCGTCCGAGCGGAGGCGAGGGCTCGGGAAAGGGCGACGGGCGGGACGATGAGCGAGCACGAGCGACACGCCGACGGCCACGCGCCGGGTGCACGGGGCACGCAGGGCACACGGCACGACCCGCAGGACCGCAGCGGGGCGCGTCTCCTGTTCGCCGAGTTGCGCACGCTGGAGAAGGACAGCCCGGAGTACGCGGAGCTGCGCAATCGGCTGGTCCGCATGCACCTGCCGCTGGTCGAGCACCTCGCGCGCCGCTTCCGCAACCGCGGCGAGCCCCTGGACGACCTGACCCAGGTCGCCACCATCGGCCTGATCAAGTCGGTGGACCGGTTCGACCCGGACCGCGGCGTGGAGTTCTCCACGTACGCGACGCCCACGGTCGTCGGTGAGATCAAGCGGCACTTCCGGGACAAGGGCTGGGCGGTGCGGGTCCCGCGCCGGCTCCAGGAGCTGCGGCTGGCCCTGACGACGGCCACGGCGGAGCTGTCCCAGCTGCACGGCCGCTCCCCCACGGTCCACGAGCTGGCCGAGAAGCTGTCGATCTCGGAGGAGGAGGTCCTGGAGGGCCTGGAGTCGGCCAACGCGTACTCCACGCTGTCCCTGGACGTCCCGGACACCGACGACGAGTCACCGGCGGTCGCCGACACCCTCGGTGCCGAGGACGAGGCCCTGGAGGGCGTCGAGTACCGGGAGTCGCTCAAGCCGCTCCTCGAGGACCTGCCACCGCGGGAGAAGCGCATCCTGCTGCTGCGCTTCTTCGGCAACATGACCCAGTCCCAGATCGCGCAGGAGGTCGGCATCTCCCAGATGCACGTGTCCCGGCTGCTGGCCCGCACGCTGGCACAGCTGCGGGAGAAGCTGCTCGTCGAGGAGTAA
- a CDS encoding N-acetylmuramoyl-L-alanine amidase: protein MSASSFLKALKAEGLTVVQVGDWRDHNRNHKGPWGPVHGVMIHHTVTKGSARTVDICRKGYEGLPGPLCHGVVTKDGKVHLVGYGRANHAGLGDDDVLRAVIAEKALPRDNEANTDGNRHFYGFECENLGDGDDPWPAAQLEAIERAAAAVCRHHGWNERSVIGHLEWQPGKVDPRGFTMASMRNRIRDRLK from the coding sequence ATGTCCGCGAGCAGTTTCCTCAAGGCACTGAAGGCGGAGGGCCTCACCGTCGTCCAGGTCGGCGACTGGCGGGACCACAACCGCAACCACAAGGGCCCGTGGGGTCCCGTGCACGGTGTGATGATCCACCACACGGTCACCAAGGGCAGCGCGCGGACGGTGGACATCTGCCGCAAGGGATACGAAGGTCTGCCGGGCCCCCTGTGCCACGGGGTCGTCACCAAGGACGGCAAGGTCCACCTGGTCGGGTACGGCAGGGCCAACCACGCCGGTCTCGGCGACGACGACGTACTGCGCGCGGTGATCGCGGAGAAGGCGCTGCCCCGGGACAACGAGGCGAACACCGACGGCAACCGGCACTTCTACGGCTTCGAGTGCGAGAACCTGGGCGACGGCGACGACCCCTGGCCGGCGGCACAGCTGGAGGCGATCGAGCGGGCCGCCGCGGCCGTGTGCCGCCACCACGGCTGGAACGAGCGGTCCGTCATCGGCCACCTGGAGTGGCAGCCGGGCAAGGTGGATCCGCGCGGATTCACGATGGCGTCCATGCGAAACCGCATCCGGGACCGCCTGAAGTGA
- a CDS encoding diacylglycerol/lipid kinase family protein, with translation MRALLVVNPAATTTSARTRDVLIHALASEMKLEAVTTEYRGHARDLGRQAAQSDDIDLVVALGGDGTVNEVVNGLLHAGPDPDHLPGLAVVPGGSTNVFARALGLPNHAVEATGALLDALREGSERTVGLGLASGTPGSEDEAVPARWFTFNAGLGFDAGVVGRVEQHRERGRKSTHALYVRQVVRQLIGEPHRRSGTITLERAGEDPVTDLVLSIVSNTCPWTFLGNRPIYASPEASFDTALDVFGLSRLSTAAVARYGTQLLTSSPERGPRGRHAVSLHDLTEFTLHSKVPLPLQMDGDHLGLRTSVTFTGVRRALRVIV, from the coding sequence ATGCGTGCACTTCTCGTGGTCAATCCGGCGGCAACCACCACGAGTGCGCGCACGCGCGACGTGCTGATCCACGCGCTCGCGAGCGAGATGAAGCTGGAAGCGGTCACCACCGAGTACCGCGGCCACGCGCGCGACCTCGGCCGGCAGGCGGCACAGAGCGACGACATCGACCTGGTGGTGGCCCTCGGCGGCGACGGCACGGTGAACGAGGTCGTCAACGGCCTGCTGCACGCGGGCCCCGACCCGGACCACCTGCCCGGTCTCGCGGTGGTCCCGGGCGGTAGCACCAACGTCTTCGCCCGCGCCCTCGGCCTGCCCAACCACGCGGTGGAGGCCACCGGAGCCCTGCTGGACGCCCTGCGCGAGGGCAGCGAGCGGACCGTCGGCCTCGGGCTGGCGTCGGGTACGCCCGGTTCGGAGGACGAAGCGGTTCCGGCCCGCTGGTTCACCTTCAACGCCGGTCTGGGGTTCGACGCCGGGGTGGTCGGCCGTGTCGAGCAGCACCGCGAGCGCGGCAGGAAGTCCACGCACGCCCTCTACGTCCGCCAGGTGGTGCGTCAGCTCATCGGCGAGCCGCACCGCCGCAGCGGGACGATCACTCTGGAGCGGGCGGGCGAGGACCCGGTCACCGATCTGGTCCTGTCCATAGTTTCGAACACCTGCCCCTGGACGTTCCTCGGGAACCGCCCGATCTACGCCTCTCCCGAGGCGTCGTTCGACACCGCCCTCGACGTGTTCGGCCTGAGCCGGCTGTCGACGGCCGCGGTTGCCCGGTATGGCACCCAGTTGCTCACTTCGTCCCCCGAGCGCGGGCCGCGAGGCCGCCACGCGGTCTCCCTGCACGATCTGACCGAGTTCACCTTGCATTCGAAGGTGCCCCTGCCCCTTCAGATGGACGGTGACCACCTGGGGTTGCGGACCAGCGTGACGTTCACAGGCGTACGCCGTGCACTGCGTGTGATTGTGTGA